Proteins encoded within one genomic window of Cryptosporangium minutisporangium:
- the pheA gene encoding prephenate dehydratase, which translates to MSGVLTRYAYLGPAGTFAEQALRLVPGAADAELLPMVTVPEALGAVRDGRADAALVPLENSVEGAVPPTLDGLVRGDLLMINREVLLPVTFNLYAAPGADIGSLKTVASHPHGLAQCQGWLRENVPGAELVASPSTADAAEGVLRGDWDGAVCAPVAGQRHQLAELAVNVADNASAVTRFVLVTRPGRPPAPTGADVTSLVAFIAHDRTGALLEVLTEFAVRGINLTRIESRPTKERMGRYCFFLDCDGHIEDARVGEALMGLRRVCADVRFLGSYPRAGADHEGDGRAEPSDDDFADAAAWLERVRAGEV; encoded by the coding sequence ATGTCTGGTGTGCTCACTCGTTACGCGTACCTGGGACCCGCCGGCACGTTCGCCGAGCAAGCGTTGCGTCTGGTCCCCGGCGCAGCCGACGCTGAGCTTCTTCCGATGGTGACGGTGCCCGAGGCGCTCGGGGCGGTGCGGGACGGGAGAGCGGATGCCGCTCTGGTTCCGCTGGAGAACTCGGTCGAGGGCGCGGTGCCCCCCACCCTCGACGGGCTGGTCCGCGGGGATCTGCTGATGATCAACCGCGAGGTCCTGCTTCCGGTCACCTTCAACCTGTACGCCGCTCCCGGTGCCGACATCGGGTCGCTGAAGACCGTCGCGTCCCACCCCCACGGGCTCGCTCAGTGCCAGGGGTGGTTGCGGGAGAACGTCCCGGGCGCCGAGCTCGTTGCTTCGCCGTCGACCGCGGACGCCGCCGAAGGTGTCCTCCGGGGTGACTGGGACGGTGCGGTCTGCGCGCCGGTGGCCGGGCAGCGTCACCAGCTGGCTGAGCTGGCCGTCAACGTCGCGGACAACGCGTCGGCCGTTACCCGCTTCGTCCTGGTCACTCGCCCGGGTCGTCCGCCGGCGCCCACCGGCGCTGACGTGACATCGCTGGTCGCTTTCATCGCGCACGACCGCACCGGAGCTCTCCTGGAGGTGCTGACCGAGTTCGCCGTGCGCGGGATCAACCTGACCCGGATCGAGTCGCGTCCGACGAAGGAGCGGATGGGCAGATATTGCTTCTTCCTCGACTGCGACGGCCACATCGAGGACGCCCGGGTCGGCGAGGCGCTGATGGGCCTGCGGCGAGTCTGCGCGGACGTGCGTTTCCTCGGGTCCTACCCCAGAGCCGGCGCCGACCACGAGGGTGACGGACGCGCGGAGCCGTCGGACGACGACTTCGCCGACGCTGCGGCGTGGCTGGAACGCGTCCGCGCCGGTGAGGTGTGA